The DNA region AGACGCCTTGCTTTATTCAGTTAACGAGCGATTGTTTGGTGTCTAGTGGGGCGTCCGAATCAGCGCCAAATGATTGCATCTTGGCCTACAAACCCCTGTACCTCGATGACATAGCCTCAGCGACCTTTTGCTCGATCCCAGTACGCGCCGGCCTTGATTTCAGCAatcagcagcggcagcagcagccgtACGCGGTACGCCGTCCCCCCTCTCGGCCTCTCCCAGGAAGAAACAAAATGGCCGATGAAATGCATGCGGGCCTGACCGGTGGCGCGTCACACCGAgagctcgcgccgccgcccgccgacgCACTGCCAAACCTCGGTGGCTCGGTGGGTCGGCGCAGGGTAGGGAGGACCTGCCCTGCCCAGGTGACCCCATGAACAACGCGGGATCATCTCAATGTTCACCGTTCAGAACTTAAGAGGCTGCGTGAGTCGAGTGTTCAGATGCGTCTTTTGAACGGGGATGCGTCTGTTTTCAGGATTCAGATTCGGAGGCAGCTCTGCGAGCACGAGGGAGGGTAGCAGGCAGGCGTAGAAGGCACCTGCTACCCTTTGGCTCCAGCGACTTGTCACCTTCTCCGTGTCTTGGCTTCTTGGATCGGATCAGAATCCATGGCGTCGCGTCGCGTGTCGCTGCATTGGATCGCAAGGGAGACGGAGACCGGATGGATGAGCGTCTCGTTCGTCGACCGACGACCGGCCCATAAAAGCCGGCCGGCGCCCGGCGGGGGAGGGATAGAAGGGTGGCTTGACGCAATAAATCTACCTCCTCCCACCTTTAAAACGCTCGTACGCGCGCCCATGCGGAGGTGTTGAGTTCACTGAACGCGAGCAGGCCAGCCACCCCCGGAGTTCTTGTGAAGGTTCAGGAATCCGATGCGCTTGCGCTTTGTGCTTGCTCGTGGTTCATGCCCCGTGGAAAGCTTGCTTGCCCCTTTTAACCTTTGGGCCCAGCTACCTCATCGGTGTGCAGATCTAAACAGTAACAATATGCTCTAGTCTACAAGTCGTCTCACACAGCTCAAAAGTGACCATGTCCTGAAGAAACCTGAAGCCCGTTTACAAAGCTCCGCGTAAAAGCTACTCGAATTCGTCTGGAACGCATGAGTTTCACGGGGAGTGTAGTCGAGAAGTCCCGCATGATTCACAAAAAGGCAGCATTCCCGCATCCCAAACGGCGACGATTTGAAATCTTTTGCCTCATTTTTGCTTGACTGAGGTGCTGTTTAGATTTCCGGACTAAACTTTAATTCTATCGTATCGCATTGGACGTTTAGATAccaattaaaaatattaaatatagattaattataaaattaattatataaatgaaggctaattcgcgagacgaattcaTTAAGTCTAATTAGTCTATGATTTGATAATATTGTGAGCGCTAATGATAAATTAATTAGCCTTAATAGATTCACCTCGTGAGTTAATCTCCATTTATAcgattagttttatagttagttTGTGTTTAGTCCCCTGATTAGCATCCAAATATTCGTACCCAAAATAAAAATTGATCCCTAAATACGAATAGCCTCTGAAACTGAACACCAACCGGATGCATGACATGAACACTGCTGCAGTGAGACGAGTACTCGTCAGAAGCAACCAAGAACGAGCGCATTTATCACCCCGCCTCTCGGATTCGTCCTCCCCCGCAGGACGCATCATCATCGCGCGCCCTGTGCTGCTGGCTGCTCCGCCCGCCGGCGCGTCGGCCTCGCCCTCCATTGACCACCGCCTCCTCCCGCTCGGGCCTCGGGGCTCTGCCTCTGCTCCACCCGGCGGGGACCACGGCGCCACCACCGTCCCACCCAACCCCGAACCGAGCCGTCCCGATCGGCCCGCCCCGCCTCCCACACGCCGCTTGGCGCGACGCGCTTCGCCCACACACCCTCCACGCAGGAAAATTGAGGGCTCCGGTTTTTTTTTTCACCTAACGGCTGCCGTAAACATCGTACTGACAGTGGTTAGATCTCTGATGGCGGGAGTAAATTCCCGATGCTGCAGTGGAGTGAGCAGCCAGGCTCCTTTGATTTAAGCTGATGATCGGAGCTCGGCAGCGGCAAGCTGACATGCCCCTGAGAAGCCTCCGGCTTTTTCCACGGGAGCTAGGCGTCGCGCCATCATCTCGCCCTGCCTAGTCGATCAGTGGTGGTTGCCGGACATCCTGGATCGTGAAGGAACCATAACTGTTCGGTTCGGGGCTTTGGTTTCTTCTGCAAATCATGTGTGTCCTCCAGTGGTTAAACAAGCTTCAGCCGTAACCTAATCCGGTGGAAGCTCCACACATAATGGACTCACTCGCCAAAGACATGTTATAGAAGCATCATCATCCATGTACCAGTGTACTGGTCCAATTATCCGTCTAAGAAGGGACACAATTTCGTTTGTAATCTATCGATCTCCACAGATAATGGAGGGCTAGGAAAATGAACAAAATGTCATTTGATTGATGTCCTCCAGAAGCATATTAGGTGAGGCCATGCATGACAGTAGAGCAGGAGGTGGGACTTGTGAGTAAGGTGGGGCCCATATGGCAGGCGCACCATCATGCCTCCCACTGCTGCATAATTTCCCCCCGCTCGCTTACGTCATCCCTCATCACAATTCACAGCGCACATCCTAATGTTGGCACTTCACAGTTCACACCCCCACCAAATCCGAATTCCCCACGCCCGCCTGTATATAAGCCTCCCTCCCAAGTACACAGAGGCGCGATACAGAGAGGAGGCAGGAGGCACCCTCAAGGCTTCGCAAGTCCTCCCCTCTgctctgtgtgtgtgtgcaaGAAACCCCAAGGGAGAGGTGAAAGCAAGAGGCTAGGCTTCCTTGACGGAGATGGGGGTGCAGAGGTACAGGTTCTTCTGCTGCGGGTGCGGCGCCAAtgcggcggccggcgaccgTGAGGGCGACGACGACGGGGATTTCGGCGCGTTCGAGGAGAAGGTTGAGAAGGGGGCCGAAGCCGGGCCGCGGGGGCTGTCGTGGGCGCAGGTGGAGGCGATGACCGGCGGGTTCACCTCGGCCGTGGTCGGCGAGGGCGGGTTCAGCACCGTGTACCTCGCGCGCCTCTCCggcgcgctcgccgccgtcaaggtccaccgcagcagcgaGCGCCTCCACCGCGTGTTCCGCCAGGAGCTCGACACGCTCCAGCGCGTCCGGCACCCGCACATCGTCCGCCTCCTCGCCTTCTGCGAACAGCAAGGTTGGTGCCCCGTGCTCTGTCTCCTGTCTCCGTTCGAGCGTCTAGTACCGGCGAGCGGTGTGCTGAAAGGTTTCTGCTTCCGTTCGATTTGCAGAGGAAGGCGTGCTGGTGCTTGAATTCGCGGCGAACGGGAACCTGCACGAGCGGCTCCACGGCGGGGGCAAGGCCGCGGGGGCGATGCCGTGGGCGCGGCGGGTGTCGGTGGCGCTGCAGGTGGCGCGGGCgctcgagtacctgcacgaccAGTGCGAGCCGCAGGTGGTGCACGGCGACGTGAAGGCCTCGAACGTGCTTCTGGACGCGTCCATGACCGCCAAGCTCTGCGACTTCGGGTCGGCGCGGATGGGGttctccgccgccgtccgcccgcGGTCGTCGGCGCACACCATGCTGGGCTCCCCGGGCTACGTCGACCCGCACTACATCCGGTCGGGCGTGGTCACCAAGAAGAGCGACGTGTACAGCTTCGGCGTCCTGCTCCTGGAGCTCCTCACGGGGATGGAGGCCTTCTGCGCGGAGGAGGGCCGGCTCCTCACCGCCGTCCTCGCGCCGCGGCTCAGGGCCAGCGCGCCGGCCTGCGACGCGCGCGGGCTGGTCGACGAGCGGCTCGGCACGGCCTACGACGCCGCGGAGGCcgccgcggtggcggcgctggccgCGGCCTGCGTCGGCGAGAACCCCAGCCTCCGGCCGTCCATGGCCGACGTGGTGCGCACCCTGGAGCACCGCGCGCAGGGATCCATCTCCGCCGTCGGGAGGAGATCGGACGGCCACGGGAAGGTCTGAGTCACGATGGGGGGGGGTCGTCGCGCCCCCCGAGGCGCTCAGATCTGGCATTCTGGATTGCCGAGTTGTTAACTCGCGGCGGTGAAGCACGTGGCGCCCGGCTACTGGTTGCTAGGAGAACAGAGCGTTATTAGTGGGCGAGCATCTCAAAAAGAACGCATCGaaaaaaaggagagaaaagcGTCTATTTAGGGGGGAAAAGATTTGGAGGAGATAAAAAGGCAACTAGGCCAGGGTTCGTGTGCTAACGGGGAATTTCC from Panicum hallii strain FIL2 chromosome 9, PHallii_v3.1, whole genome shotgun sequence includes:
- the LOC112875446 gene encoding probable receptor-like protein kinase At4g10390, giving the protein MGVQRYRFFCCGCGANAAAGDREGDDDGDFGAFEEKVEKGAEAGPRGLSWAQVEAMTGGFTSAVVGEGGFSTVYLARLSGALAAVKVHRSSERLHRVFRQELDTLQRVRHPHIVRLLAFCEQQEEGVLVLEFAANGNLHERLHGGGKAAGAMPWARRVSVALQVARALEYLHDQCEPQVVHGDVKASNVLLDASMTAKLCDFGSARMGFSAAVRPRSSAHTMLGSPGYVDPHYIRSGVVTKKSDVYSFGVLLLELLTGMEAFCAEEGRLLTAVLAPRLRASAPACDARGLVDERLGTAYDAAEAAAVAALAAACVGENPSLRPSMADVVRTLEHRAQGSISAVGRRSDGHGKV